From Novosphingobium decolorationis, one genomic window encodes:
- a CDS encoding TonB-dependent receptor, translating to MRSNAFLNASALALSSVLATPALAANDASPATDAATSAAAPAAAGSARNEIVVIGTGQTRQVQSLTAEDIAIATPGTSPLAVLSKLPSVNFQSASPLGTNEWTTRISVRGFTQNQLGFTLDGVPLGDMSYSNFNGLHISRAITSDNIGMTELSQGAGALSTASSSNLGGTIAFESLDPSYDMGLTTSATFGSNDAWRVFARFETGDLGGGVRAYVSGTYSDTPKWKGKGSQELWQINSKLVAPMGDRGELKIFANYSEMADADYADLTPDILDRHGYDWDYLRYDFETAQDIATNLQNGVYTDDYEGYGTLTGDDAYYDGYGLRKDLLIGMSVDYDLTDELHVRVSPYYHNNRGIGTWWTPYVPTPGGSSLSVRGTEYFINRMGVTGSLSYDLFRGNQIEVGGWYEINDYDTARDYFGLDDAPTSSISHHEFPKNPFAYDYFYKFDINTYQYYVQDTWELTDSLKVSGGWKGIQVDIDASNDPSRTSASWATQGSLTAKDMFLPQVGVNYRPIYEVELFGSYAENMRAFTTTPFITSPDQFAAIREQGLKPETSKTFEGGLRFHLPKFEASVVGYHVKFDNRLFSVSPCSAIESCPSVLNNVGSVTTKGVEVTGQYRVTPALSLYAAYAYTDASYDDDVLNGAGELVAASGGKSVVDQPEHLINGEISYDDGTFIGRAHVNYQSKRYATYENDLSFKGRALVDLTVGYRINSDDALDGTEIQLNVTNVTDEKYVSTIGQSGGYQASYAPGDWQYFMVGAPRQWFVTLKKAF from the coding sequence ATGCGCTCAAATGCCTTTCTGAACGCCAGCGCGCTGGCGCTGTCATCCGTGCTGGCGACCCCAGCCCTGGCCGCGAACGACGCGAGCCCCGCCACCGATGCCGCCACCTCCGCCGCGGCGCCCGCCGCCGCCGGTTCGGCCCGCAACGAGATCGTCGTCATCGGCACCGGCCAGACCCGCCAGGTCCAGAGCCTCACCGCCGAGGACATCGCCATCGCCACGCCCGGCACCAGCCCGCTTGCCGTTCTCAGCAAGCTGCCGAGCGTCAACTTCCAGTCGGCCTCGCCGCTGGGCACCAACGAATGGACGACCCGCATCTCGGTGCGCGGCTTCACGCAGAACCAGCTGGGCTTCACGCTCGACGGCGTGCCGCTGGGCGACATGAGCTATTCCAACTTCAATGGCCTGCACATCAGCCGCGCGATCACCTCGGACAACATCGGCATGACCGAGCTGTCGCAGGGTGCGGGCGCGCTCTCGACGGCCTCGAGCTCGAACCTGGGCGGCACGATCGCCTTTGAAAGCCTCGATCCCAGCTACGACATGGGCCTCACCACCTCGGCCACGTTCGGCAGCAACGATGCCTGGCGCGTGTTCGCCCGCTTCGAGACCGGCGACCTTGGCGGCGGCGTGCGCGCCTACGTTTCGGGCACCTACTCGGACACGCCCAAGTGGAAGGGCAAGGGCTCGCAGGAGCTGTGGCAGATCAACTCCAAGCTGGTCGCGCCGATGGGCGACCGCGGCGAGCTCAAGATCTTCGCCAACTACTCCGAGATGGCCGACGCCGACTACGCCGACCTCACGCCCGACATCCTGGATCGCCACGGCTACGACTGGGACTACCTGCGCTATGACTTCGAGACCGCGCAGGACATCGCCACCAACCTCCAGAACGGCGTCTACACCGACGACTACGAGGGCTACGGCACGCTGACGGGCGATGATGCCTATTACGACGGCTATGGCCTGCGCAAGGACCTGCTGATCGGCATGAGCGTCGACTACGACCTCACCGACGAACTGCACGTGCGCGTCTCGCCCTACTACCACAACAACCGTGGTATCGGCACCTGGTGGACGCCCTATGTCCCGACCCCGGGCGGCTCGAGCCTCTCGGTGCGCGGCACGGAATACTTCATCAACCGCATGGGCGTGACCGGCAGCCTGTCGTACGACCTGTTCCGCGGCAACCAGATCGAAGTGGGCGGCTGGTACGAGATCAACGACTACGACACCGCGCGCGACTACTTCGGCCTCGACGATGCGCCGACCTCGAGCATCTCGCACCACGAGTTCCCCAAGAACCCGTTCGCGTACGACTACTTCTACAAGTTCGACATCAACACCTACCAGTACTACGTGCAGGACACCTGGGAGCTGACCGACAGCCTCAAGGTTTCGGGCGGCTGGAAGGGCATCCAGGTCGACATCGACGCCAGCAACGACCCCTCGCGCACCAGCGCCAGCTGGGCGACGCAGGGCTCGCTTACGGCCAAGGACATGTTCCTGCCCCAGGTCGGCGTGAACTACCGTCCGATCTACGAAGTCGAACTGTTCGGCAGCTACGCCGAGAACATGCGCGCCTTCACGACGACGCCGTTCATCACCTCGCCCGACCAGTTCGCCGCGATCCGCGAGCAGGGCCTGAAGCCGGAAACGTCCAAGACCTTCGAGGGCGGCCTGCGCTTCCACCTGCCCAAGTTCGAGGCTTCGGTCGTGGGCTACCACGTGAAGTTCGACAACCGCCTCTTCTCGGTCTCGCCCTGCTCGGCGATCGAGAGCTGCCCGTCGGTCCTCAACAACGTCGGCTCGGTCACGACCAAGGGCGTCGAAGTCACCGGCCAGTACCGCGTGACCCCCGCGCTCTCGCTCTACGCGGCCTATGCCTACACCGATGCGTCCTATGACGATGACGTGCTGAACGGCGCAGGCGAGCTGGTTGCGGCCTCGGGCGGCAAGTCGGTCGTCGACCAGCCCGAGCACCTCATCAACGGCGAGATCTCGTACGACGATGGCACCTTCATCGGCCGTGCGCACGTCAACTACCAGTCCAAGCGCTACGCCACCTACGAGAACGACCTCTCGTTCAAGGGCCGCGCGCTGGTCGACCTGACCGTGGGCTACCGCATCAACTCGGACGATGCGCTCGATGGCACCGAGATCCAGCTCAACGTCACCAACGTGACCGA